CAGGAAGGCTTGGATCTGTCTGAGGCCGCCTTGCAGGTCCTGCCCAAGGAGATTGAGTTTGCCAATCACCTGATCGAGAAGCGGAGTTTTTCCTGGACCCGGTTTCTGACGGAGTTGGAGCGGGCGATTCCCCAACGCATCGCCGTCAACAGCATCCGGCTTGATCCTGCTAATGCCACGATCATGCTCACCGGCTCCGCCCGGGCGCTGGAAGACGTGACGACCTTGACGGTCACGTTTCAGGATCATCCTCAGTTCAAGGAACCGGTCCTCGGGCAGCACCGGGTGATGGGAAATGGATTGGTCGAGTTCGACCTCTCGTTACGCTATCGGAATCGCAACCCATGATGTTTCCAGGACTCGATCGGCTGCAATTGACCTGGCGGCAACCCTATGCGCCCATTCTTCCATGGGTGGCGTTTGTGGCGGGGCTGTGTGTCCTGAGTTACGGCATTCATGCCCTGGTCTTGGGGGCGGCAGAGCAGGAGCAGGTGCGGCTTGAGGCCGACTGGCTTAAAGCCCGCCAACAGTTGAGTCGGCATAAGGAAGCCAAGAAGGCGAAGGCGGATCTGCAACGGGTATGGGCCGTGTTACCGTTGTTCCGCGATTTCGCGCCGCTGGCGCTGGGTGTCACCGAAGAGGCGAAGCGGGACCAG
This is a stretch of genomic DNA from Nitrospira sp.. It encodes these proteins:
- the pilO gene encoding type 4a pilus biogenesis protein PilO translates to MMFPGLDRLQLTWRQPYAPILPWVAFVAGLCVLSYGIHALVLGAAEQEQVRLEADWLKARQQLSRHKEAKKAKADLQRVWAVLPLFRDFAPLALGVTEEAKRDQVTLPALSYKTEKTAVPDATKAVLQGTVTGRYEDLRRFLHNLESAEELLFIEDLNLIRSGNVQDQQLTFNIRISTYLRGEHLQSPTP
- a CDS encoding PilN domain-containing protein, encoding MSLDNFVSAIRDVALRIGQPSARSGAFAINLSSRYRWYLAPARLVIMLLAGVIGLAMLWDISQAWLVWQDVQSMESALSQVQDRDRDLLKEAQQEGLDLSEAALQVLPKEIEFANHLIEKRSFSWTRFLTELERAIPQRIAVNSIRLDPANATIMLTGSARALEDVTTLTVTFQDHPQFKEPVLGQHRVMGNGLVEFDLSLRYRNRNP